The genomic segment TGGACACCTCAATGTGTCCGTGTGTGCCTCAATGTGCTGCCGGCAGGTTGCCCGTCAGCCGGGCGCGCTCGACGAGCAGGGCCAACTGGACCCGGGAGTCGGCGCCGGTCTTGTCGAAGATCCGGTTGAGGTAGGTCTTCACCGTCGCCAGGGACAGGAAGAGCCCCTCCGCGATCTCCGCATTCGCCAGCCCGTCGGCGACGCCGAGCGCCACCTGCAGCTCCCGTTCGCTGAGCTCGGCCAGCACCGAGGCCTCGTGCCGGGGCTGGCTGGTGCGGGCGGCCAGCCCCACCACTCGTCGCAGCACTCCCGGGGTGAAGTGCAGTTCCCCGCGGGCGGCGGCGTGCACCGCGTCGACGAGTTCGGCCGGCGGCGCACTCTTCAGCAGGAAGCCCTGTGCGCCGGCGTCCAGGGCGTCGGCGAC from the Luteococcus japonicus genome contains:
- a CDS encoding response regulator transcription factor encodes the protein MDVTMTLLLVDDEMLVRAGLKMVLDGNQGISVVGEAGDGLAAVQAVEALRPDVVLMDIRMPGMDGIEAAGRISALPQAPAVVMLTAFDTEDFVADALDAGAQGFLLKSAPPAELVDAVHAAARGELHFTPGVLRRVVGLAARTSQPRHEASVLAELSERELQVALGVADGLANAEIAEGLFLSLATVKTYLNRIFDKTGADSRVQLALLVERARLTGNLPAAH